From Coffea arabica cultivar ET-39 chromosome 2e, Coffea Arabica ET-39 HiFi, whole genome shotgun sequence, the proteins below share one genomic window:
- the LOC113732634 gene encoding auxin-responsive protein IAA16: MSRTMGGECNEYRLNYEETELRLGLPGGGNGNVENGESMKNGTINNGNKRGFSETVDLKLNLASKNSQADEEEKSVAASSSSNPSKPPAKTQVVGWPPVRSFRKNILSVQKNSNTEAEKSGTGSAAAAFVKVSVDGAPYLRKVDLKNFKSYQELSQALSKMFSSSTIGSYGSQEFKDFMNERKLIDLLNGSEYVPTYEDRDGDWMLVGDVPWEMFVDSCKRLRIMKGSEAVGLAPRAVEKCKNRS, from the exons ATGTCTAGAACAATGGGTGGAGAATGCAATGAGTATAGGTTGAATTATGAAGAAACTGAGTTAAGACTTGGACTGCCAGGAGGAGGAAATGGAAATGTTGAAAATGGTGAGTCCATGAAGAATGGTACTATAAACAATGGTAACAAAAGAGGGTTCTCAGAAACTGTTGATTTGAAGCTCAACTTAGCATCAAAGAATTCTCAGGCtgatgaagaagagaaaagcgTTGCTGCCTCAAGTTCTAGCAATCCTTCAAAACCACCTGCCAA GACTCAAGTAGTTGGTTGGCCACCAGTTAGATCATTCAGAAAGAATATCCTATCTGTACAGAAAAATAGCAACACAGAAGCTGAGAAATCTGGGACTGGTTCTGCAGCAGCAGCATTTGTTAAAGTCAGTGTAGATGGTGCCCCTTACCTGCGTAAGGTGGATTTAAAGAATTTCAAGAGCTACCAAGAGCTTTCTCAAGCCCTGAGCAAAATGTTCAGTTCTTCTACAATAG gAAGCTATGGATCTCAAGAATTCAAGGACTTCATGAACGAGAGGAAATTGATAGATCTTCTAAATGGTTCAGAATACGTCCCTACGTATGAGGACAGAGATGGAGACTGGATGCTCGTGGGTGATGTTCCATGGGA AATGTTTGTTGACTCATGCAAACGTTTGAGGATAATGAAAGGGTCGGAGGCCGTCGGGCTAG CTCCAAGGGCAGTTGAAAAATGCAAGAACAGAAGCTGA